The proteins below are encoded in one region of Citrobacter enshiensis:
- a CDS encoding effector protein, producing MKASIVVNPVDCIGCRTCEAVCALANLPATEVKTRISLPRLKVRRLNPASAANPV from the coding sequence ATGAAGGCGTCTATTGTCGTCAATCCGGTTGATTGTATAGGTTGTCGTACCTGTGAAGCTGTCTGTGCGTTGGCGAACTTACCGGCTACGGAGGTGAAGACCCGCATTTCCCTTCCCCGGCTAAAAGTGCGACGCCTGAACCCGGCCAGCGCCGCGAATCCTGTCTGA
- the guaD gene encoding guanine deaminase, with product MSGEHTLKAVRGSFIDVARTVEDPEEIASALRFIEDGLLLIRQGKVEWFGEWEKGKHQVPDSIRIRDYRGKLVVPGFVDTHIHYPQSEMVGAYGEQLLEWLNKHTFPTERRYEDLEYAREMSSFFIKQLLRNGTTSALVFGTVHPQSVDALFEAASHINMRMIAGKVMMDRNAPDYLLDDAESSYLQSKALIERWHKNGRLLYAITPRFAPTSSPQQMAMAQRLREEYPDTWVHTHLCENKDEIAWVKALYPDHDGYLDVYHQYGLTGKNCVFAHCIHLEEKEWDRLSETGSSIAFCPTSNLYLGSGLFNLQKAWRKKIKVGMGTDIGAGTTFNMLQTLNEAYKVVQLQGYRLSAYEAFYLATLGGAKALGLDNLIGNFMPGKEADFVVLEPTATPLQQLRYDNSVSLVDKLFVMMTLGDDRSIYRTYVDGRLVYERT from the coding sequence ATGTCAGGAGAACACACGTTAAAAGCAGTACGAGGCAGCTTTATTGATGTCGCCCGTACCGTTGAAGACCCCGAAGAGATAGCGTCGGCGCTGCGGTTTATTGAAGACGGACTGTTGCTGATTCGACAGGGGAAAGTCGAGTGGTTTGGCGAATGGGAAAAGGGAAAACACCAGGTTCCTGACTCCATTCGCATCCGCGACTATCGTGGGAAACTGGTCGTGCCGGGGTTTGTCGATACCCATATCCACTATCCACAGAGCGAAATGGTGGGCGCTTATGGCGAGCAATTGCTGGAGTGGTTGAATAAACACACTTTCCCCACAGAGCGGCGCTATGAGGATCTGGAATATGCCCGCGAGATGTCCTCTTTTTTCATCAAGCAGCTATTACGTAACGGTACCACCAGCGCTCTGGTCTTCGGTACGGTCCATCCGCAATCGGTCGATGCGCTGTTTGAAGCCGCAAGTCATATCAATATGCGCATGATTGCCGGCAAAGTGATGATGGATCGCAACGCGCCGGATTATCTGCTGGATGATGCAGAAAGCAGCTACCTGCAAAGTAAGGCGCTGATTGAACGCTGGCACAAAAATGGTCGCCTGCTCTATGCCATCACGCCGCGCTTCGCACCGACCTCCTCCCCGCAGCAGATGGCGATGGCTCAGCGCCTTCGGGAAGAGTATCCCGATACCTGGGTGCATACGCATTTATGTGAAAACAAAGACGAAATTGCCTGGGTGAAAGCGCTCTATCCTGACCATGACGGCTATCTGGATGTGTATCACCAGTACGGGTTGACCGGTAAAAATTGTGTTTTTGCCCACTGCATACATCTGGAGGAAAAAGAGTGGGATCGCCTGAGTGAAACCGGCTCCAGCATCGCCTTCTGCCCGACCTCCAACCTCTACCTCGGCAGCGGTTTATTTAATCTGCAAAAAGCCTGGCGTAAGAAAATTAAAGTCGGCATGGGCACTGACATTGGTGCAGGAACAACATTCAACATGCTGCAGACTCTGAACGAAGCCTACAAGGTCGTGCAATTGCAGGGATATCGACTCTCGGCCTATGAAGCGTTCTACCTTGCCACGCTGGGCGGGGCGAAAGCGCTGGGGCTCGACAACCTTATCGGCAATTTTATGCCGGGCAAAGAGGCGGACTTCGTGGTGCTGGAGCCTACGGCGACGCCTCTCCAACAACTGCGCTATGACAACTCGGTATCCCTGGTCGACAAATTGTTCGTGATGATGACGTTGGGCGACGACCGCTCAATTTATCGCACCTACGTCGACGGTCGTCTGGTTTACGAACGGACCTGA
- a CDS encoding molybdopterin-dependent oxidoreductase Mo/Fe-S-binding subunit, with product MMIHFTLNGAAQEMKVNPGENAQALLFNLGMHSVRNSDDGFGFAGSDAILYNGRIVNASLLIAAQLDQAEIRTSESLGKWNELSLVQQAMVDTGVVQSGYNDPAAALIISDLLDRIAIPTREEIDDALSGLFSRDAGWQQYYQVIELAVARKNDPQASINIAPTFRDDLAVVGKLLPKTDAAKMVQAKPCYVEDRITPDACTIKMLRSPHAHALITHLDVSKAQALPGVVHVITHLNCPDIYYTPGGQSAPEPSPLDRRMFGKKLRHVGDRVAAVVAESEEIALAALKLIHVEYEVLKPVMSIDEAMAEDAPVVHDEPVVYVAGAPDTLEEDNRHAAQRGEHMIINFPIGSRPRKNIAASIHGHIGDMEKGFADADVIIERTYSSTQAQQCPAETHICFTRMDGDRLVIHASTQVPWHLRRQVARLVGLKQHKVHVIKERVGGGFGSKQDILLEEVCAWATCVTGRPVYFRYTREEEFIANTSRHVAKVTVKLGAKKDGRLTAVKMDFRANTGPYGNHSLTVPCNGPALSLPLYPCDNVDFQVTTYYSNICPTGAYQGYGAPKGTFAMTMALAELAEQLQIDQLEIIERNRVHEGQELKILGAIGEGKAPTSVPSAASCALEEILRQGREMINWSSPKPQDGDWRTGRGVAIIMQKSGIPDIDQANCMIKLESDGTFIVHSGGADIGTGLDTVVTKLTAEVLRCAPQEVHVISGDTDHALFDKGAYASSGTCFSGNAARKAAENLREKILFHGAQMLGEPLADVQLAAPGVVRGKQGEVSYGEIAHKAETGTGFGTLVATASYITPDFAFPYGANFAEVAVNTRTGEIRLDKFYALLDCGTPVNPELALGQIYGASMRAIGHSLTEEIIYDAQGHPLTRDLRSYGAPKIGDIPRDFRAVLVPSDDKVGPFGAKSISEIGVNGAAPAIATAIHDACGVWLREWHFTPEKILTALKKM from the coding sequence ATGATGATTCACTTTACGTTAAACGGCGCGGCGCAGGAGATGAAAGTGAATCCTGGCGAAAACGCGCAAGCACTGCTGTTCAACCTGGGTATGCACTCAGTACGCAACAGTGACGACGGCTTCGGCTTCGCCGGTTCCGACGCGATTCTTTATAACGGTCGCATCGTCAACGCCTCCCTGCTGATAGCGGCTCAGTTAGATCAGGCAGAGATCCGCACCTCTGAATCATTGGGTAAATGGAATGAACTGAGCCTGGTACAGCAGGCAATGGTGGATACCGGCGTAGTGCAATCCGGATACAACGATCCGGCCGCCGCCCTGATTATCAGCGATCTGCTCGATCGTATCGCCATCCCCACCCGTGAAGAGATCGACGATGCGCTCTCCGGTTTATTCAGCCGCGATGCGGGCTGGCAACAATACTATCAGGTGATAGAACTGGCAGTAGCGCGTAAAAACGACCCGCAGGCCAGTATCAATATTGCACCCACTTTCCGTGATGACCTCGCTGTGGTTGGCAAGCTCTTGCCGAAAACAGATGCCGCTAAAATGGTGCAGGCCAAACCCTGTTATGTGGAAGACCGCATTACGCCAGACGCTTGCACCATCAAAATGTTGCGTAGCCCACACGCTCACGCGCTCATTACGCATCTGGACGTCAGTAAAGCACAAGCGCTGCCCGGCGTGGTTCACGTAATCACCCATCTTAACTGCCCGGACATCTATTACACACCTGGCGGCCAGAGCGCACCGGAACCTTCTCCGCTCGACCGCCGTATGTTTGGTAAGAAACTGCGTCACGTCGGCGATCGTGTTGCCGCAGTGGTCGCGGAAAGCGAAGAGATTGCGCTGGCGGCATTGAAACTCATCCACGTCGAGTATGAAGTGCTCAAGCCGGTCATGTCGATTGATGAAGCCATGGCGGAAGACGCGCCGGTGGTTCACGATGAACCGGTCGTGTATGTCGCCGGTGCGCCGGACACGCTGGAAGAAGATAACCGCCACGCGGCGCAGCGCGGCGAGCACATGATCATCAACTTCCCGATTGGCTCACGCCCCCGGAAAAATATTGCTGCCAGCATCCACGGTCATATCGGCGATATGGAAAAGGGCTTTGCTGATGCTGATGTCATTATCGAACGCACCTATTCCTCCACTCAGGCGCAACAGTGCCCGGCAGAAACTCATATCTGCTTTACACGCATGGACGGCGATCGCCTGGTGATTCACGCTTCAACCCAGGTTCCATGGCACCTTCGCCGTCAGGTTGCGCGTCTTGTCGGCTTGAAGCAGCACAAGGTGCATGTCATTAAGGAACGCGTGGGCGGCGGCTTTGGCTCCAAGCAGGACATCCTGCTGGAAGAGGTCTGCGCCTGGGCCACCTGCGTGACCGGACGCCCGGTTTATTTCCGCTATACCCGTGAAGAGGAGTTTATTGCCAATACTTCCCGCCACGTCGCGAAAGTGACGGTGAAACTGGGTGCGAAGAAAGACGGTCGTCTGACGGCGGTAAAAATGGATTTCCGCGCTAATACAGGGCCTTACGGCAACCATTCGCTCACCGTACCGTGTAACGGTCCTGCGCTTTCGCTGCCGCTGTACCCCTGTGACAACGTCGATTTCCAGGTCACCACCTACTACAGCAACATTTGCCCCACCGGTGCTTATCAGGGGTACGGCGCGCCAAAAGGCACGTTTGCCATGACCATGGCGCTGGCAGAACTGGCCGAGCAGTTGCAAATAGACCAACTGGAGATTATTGAGCGCAACAGGGTTCACGAAGGACAGGAACTGAAAATACTCGGCGCAATCGGTGAAGGTAAAGCCCCGACCTCTGTCCCTTCCGCCGCCAGCTGCGCGCTGGAGGAGATCCTGCGTCAGGGACGTGAAATGATCAATTGGTCTTCCCCCAAACCGCAGGACGGTGACTGGCGCACAGGCCGAGGGGTCGCCATTATTATGCAGAAGTCGGGGATTCCGGATATCGATCAGGCCAACTGCATGATCAAACTGGAGTCGGATGGCACCTTTATCGTTCACTCCGGTGGCGCTGATATTGGAACCGGACTCGATACCGTGGTGACGAAACTGACGGCGGAAGTGCTGCGCTGCGCGCCGCAAGAGGTTCACGTCATCTCAGGCGACACCGACCATGCGCTGTTCGACAAAGGTGCCTACGCCTCGTCCGGTACCTGCTTCTCGGGTAATGCAGCGCGTAAAGCGGCGGAGAATCTGCGGGAAAAAATCCTCTTCCACGGTGCGCAAATGCTGGGAGAGCCTCTGGCCGACGTTCAACTGGCTGCGCCAGGCGTCGTACGCGGTAAACAAGGAGAGGTCAGCTACGGTGAAATCGCCCATAAGGCGGAGACCGGCACCGGCTTTGGTACCCTGGTTGCCACCGCCAGCTATATCACCCCCGATTTCGCCTTCCCGTATGGCGCAAACTTTGCCGAAGTGGCAGTCAATACGCGTACTGGTGAAATTCGCCTGGATAAATTCTACGCACTGCTGGACTGCGGCACACCGGTGAACCCAGAGCTAGCGCTGGGGCAGATTTACGGGGCGTCGATGCGAGCTATCGGCCATAGCCTGACCGAAGAAATTATCTATGATGCACAAGGTCATCCGCTGACCCGCGATCTGCGCAGCTACGGCGCACCCAAAATAGGTGATATTCCGCGTGATTTTCGTGCCGTCCTGGTGCCGAGTGACGATAAAGTCGGACCCTTTGGCGCCAAATCCATCTCTGAAATCGGTGTTAACGGTGCAGCACCCGCCATCGCTACCGCGATTCATGATGCCTGTGGCGTCTGGTTGCGGGAATGGCATTTCACACCAGAGAAAATACTGACCGCACTGAAAAAAATGTAA
- the xanQ gene encoding xanthine/proton symporter XanQ: MSDLTRAGSDLIYELEDRPPFHQAIIAAITHLLAIFVPMVTPALIVGTALQLSAETTAYLVSMAMIASGIGTWLQVNRYGIVGSGLLSIQSVNFSFVTVMIALGSGMKSDGFHEELIMSSLLGVSFVGAFLVVGSSFILPYLRRVITPTVSGIVVLMIGLSLIKVGIIDFGGGFAAKSSGTYGNYENIGVGLLVLVVVIGFNCCRSPLLRMGGIAIGLCVGYIVSLCLGMVDFSSMRNLPLVTIPIPFKYGFQFNFHHFLVVGTIYLLSVLEAVGDITATAMVSRRPIQGEEYQSRLKGGVLADGLVSVIASAVGSLPLTTFAQNNGVIQMTGVASRYIGRAIAVMLVILGLFPMIGGFFTTIPSAVLGGAMTLMFSMIAIAGIRIIITNGLKRRETLIVATSLGLGLGVSYDPEIFKILPASIYVLVENPICAGGLTAILLNIILPGGYRQEEVLSGIAAVEETD, from the coding sequence ATGTCTGATTTAACTCGTGCAGGCTCCGATCTTATTTACGAACTGGAGGATCGCCCTCCCTTTCACCAGGCCATTATTGCCGCTATCACCCATCTGCTGGCCATCTTCGTGCCGATGGTCACGCCAGCATTAATCGTAGGCACCGCGCTACAGCTCTCTGCGGAAACAACCGCCTATCTGGTCTCAATGGCGATGATCGCCTCCGGCATCGGTACATGGCTACAGGTAAACCGTTACGGTATTGTCGGTTCCGGCTTACTCTCCATTCAATCCGTTAATTTTTCGTTTGTGACTGTCATGATTGCTCTTGGCAGCGGTATGAAAAGCGACGGTTTTCATGAAGAGTTGATCATGTCATCTCTGCTCGGCGTTTCCTTCGTCGGCGCATTTCTGGTGGTGGGTTCCTCTTTTATCCTGCCTTATTTGCGCAGAGTGATTACCCCAACCGTCAGCGGTATTGTGGTGCTAATGATTGGCCTGAGCCTGATTAAAGTTGGCATTATCGATTTTGGCGGCGGTTTCGCGGCAAAAAGCAGCGGCACCTACGGGAATTACGAAAATATTGGCGTCGGCTTGCTGGTACTGGTCGTGGTCATCGGATTCAACTGCTGTCGCAGCCCGCTACTGCGCATGGGCGGTATCGCGATCGGGCTGTGCGTTGGATATATCGTCTCCTTATGCCTTGGCATGGTGGACTTCAGCAGTATGCGGAACCTGCCGCTGGTAACCATACCGATCCCCTTCAAATATGGTTTTCAGTTCAATTTTCATCACTTCCTGGTCGTCGGCACCATCTACTTACTGAGCGTGCTGGAGGCGGTGGGCGATATCACCGCGACAGCGATGGTTTCCAGACGCCCTATTCAGGGAGAAGAGTATCAGTCGCGCCTGAAGGGAGGCGTACTGGCAGACGGTCTGGTATCGGTCATCGCCTCGGCGGTAGGTTCTCTGCCGTTAACGACCTTTGCACAGAACAACGGGGTGATTCAGATGACTGGCGTCGCCTCGCGCTATATCGGACGCGCGATCGCCGTGATGCTGGTGATCCTCGGGCTATTTCCGATGATCGGCGGGTTCTTTACCACCATCCCTTCGGCGGTGCTTGGCGGTGCAATGACGTTGATGTTTTCGATGATTGCGATCGCCGGGATCCGCATCATTATCACCAACGGGCTCAAACGCCGCGAAACGCTCATTGTCGCCACCTCGCTAGGGCTTGGGCTTGGTGTCTCCTATGACCCAGAAATTTTCAAAATATTGCCTGCCTCCATTTACGTGTTAGTGGAAAACCCCATCTGCGCTGGCGGGCTGACAGCCATTCTACTGAATATCATCCTCCCCGGCGGCTACCGACAAGAAGAAGTCTTATCGGGCATCGCCGCTGTGGAAGAGACGGATTAA
- the ygfM gene encoding molybdopterin-dependent oxidoreductase FAD-binding subunit, which translates to MIDQFFRPDSVEQALELKRRYQDDAIWFAGGSKLNATPTRTEKRIAISLQDLELDWVDWDNGALRIGAMTRLQPLRDARYLPAALREALGFIYSRHLRNQSTIGGEIAALQEESVLLPVLLALDTQLVFGNGENLSLESYLADPRDRLLTEIIIKDPYLPCATRKISRSQAGLTVVTAAVALTEHDSMRIALDGVADKALRLRDVETQKLEGSVLEQAVANAIFPQDDVRGSVAYKRYITGVLVADLFADCQQAGEEAV; encoded by the coding sequence ATGATTGATCAATTTTTCAGGCCCGACTCCGTAGAACAGGCGCTGGAACTTAAGCGCCGCTATCAGGATGATGCCATCTGGTTTGCCGGGGGCAGCAAACTCAACGCCACGCCAACACGTACCGAGAAACGTATTGCCATTTCCTTGCAGGATCTGGAACTGGATTGGGTGGACTGGGACAACGGTGCATTGCGTATCGGGGCGATGACTCGCCTGCAACCCTTACGTGATGCCCGCTACCTCCCGGCAGCGCTACGGGAAGCGTTAGGTTTTATCTACTCCCGCCATTTACGCAACCAGTCAACAATCGGCGGTGAGATCGCCGCCTTGCAGGAAGAATCCGTTTTACTCCCCGTGCTGCTGGCGCTGGATACGCAGTTGGTTTTTGGTAACGGCGAAAACCTGTCACTGGAGAGCTATCTGGCCGATCCGCGCGATCGCCTGCTGACTGAAATTATCATTAAAGATCCTTACCTCCCCTGCGCTACCCGCAAAATCAGCCGTTCGCAGGCAGGATTAACCGTCGTGACCGCTGCCGTTGCGCTGACAGAGCACGACAGCATGCGCATCGCGCTGGATGGCGTGGCGGACAAAGCGCTAAGGTTACGCGATGTGGAAACGCAAAAACTGGAAGGCAGCGTGCTGGAACAGGCCGTCGCAAACGCTATTTTCCCACAGGACGATGTTCGGGGCAGCGTGGCCTATAAGCGCTATATCACAGGAGTCCTGGTGGCCGATCTGTTTGCCGACTGCCAACAGGCCGGGGAGGAAGCCGTATGA
- the ghxQ gene encoding guanine/hypoxanthine transporter GhxQ, whose protein sequence is MSGDLLQNTDSPKSHGALDAYFKISARGSTVRQEVLAGLTTFLAMVYSVIVVPGMLGKAGFPPAAVFVATCLVAGFGSLLMGLWANLPMAIGCAISLTAFTAFSLVLGQHISIPVALGAVFLMGVIFTAISVTGIRTWILRNLPMGIAHGTGIGIGLFLLLIAANGVGMVIKNPLEGLPVALGAFTSFPVMMSLLGLAVIFGLEKCRVPGGILLVIIAISVIGLIFDPAVKYQGLVAMPSLSDADGKSLIFSLDIMGALQPAVLPSVLALVMTAVFDATGTIRAVAGQANLLDKDNQIINGGKALTSDSISSVFSGLVGAAPAAVYIESAAGTAAGGKTGLTATIVGCLFLLILFLSPLSYLIPGYATAPALMYVGLLMLSNVSKLDFNDFIDAMSGLVCAVFIVLTCNIVTGIMLGFVTLVVGRVFAREWQKLNIGTIIITVALVAFYAGGWAI, encoded by the coding sequence ATGTCTGGAGATCTACTACAAAACACCGACTCACCGAAATCTCACGGCGCGTTGGATGCTTATTTCAAAATTTCAGCCCGGGGCAGCACGGTTCGCCAGGAGGTGCTGGCCGGATTAACCACATTTCTTGCCATGGTGTATTCCGTCATCGTTGTCCCCGGAATGCTGGGTAAAGCGGGTTTCCCGCCTGCCGCAGTCTTCGTCGCCACCTGTCTGGTCGCGGGCTTCGGATCATTGCTGATGGGGCTATGGGCAAACCTGCCGATGGCGATCGGCTGCGCGATCTCTCTGACCGCATTTACCGCGTTTAGTCTGGTACTGGGACAACATATCAGTATTCCTGTCGCCCTTGGCGCCGTCTTCCTGATGGGCGTTATTTTTACCGCCATATCCGTAACCGGCATACGTACCTGGATCCTGCGTAATTTGCCGATGGGGATCGCCCATGGTACGGGGATCGGCATTGGGCTGTTCCTGCTGCTCATCGCGGCTAACGGTGTCGGCATGGTCATTAAAAATCCGCTGGAAGGGCTGCCGGTGGCGCTCGGTGCATTCACCTCATTTCCGGTCATGATGAGTCTGCTGGGACTGGCGGTGATTTTCGGTCTGGAGAAATGTCGCGTCCCTGGCGGGATCCTGCTGGTCATTATCGCCATCTCCGTTATCGGCCTGATTTTTGATCCTGCAGTCAAATACCAAGGTCTGGTCGCTATGCCCAGTCTGAGCGATGCAGATGGAAAATCACTGATTTTCAGTCTTGATATCATGGGCGCATTACAGCCAGCAGTATTGCCCAGCGTGCTGGCGCTGGTCATGACGGCGGTGTTTGATGCCACCGGTACGATCCGCGCCGTCGCCGGCCAGGCGAATCTGTTAGATAAAGACAACCAGATAATCAATGGCGGCAAAGCGCTGACCAGCGACTCCATTAGCTCCGTGTTCTCCGGGCTGGTGGGCGCGGCGCCTGCTGCCGTGTATATCGAATCCGCTGCGGGCACCGCAGCAGGTGGGAAAACCGGGCTAACCGCCACTATCGTCGGCTGTCTGTTCCTGCTGATTCTGTTTTTATCACCACTCTCGTACTTGATCCCTGGTTACGCGACTGCCCCTGCGCTGATGTATGTGGGGTTACTGATGTTGAGTAACGTATCGAAGCTGGATTTCAATGACTTCATTGATGCCATGTCCGGACTGGTTTGCGCCGTCTTTATCGTTCTGACGTGCAACATCGTCACGGGGATTATGCTCGGTTTTGTCACCCTGGTTGTGGGTCGCGTTTTCGCACGTGAGTGGCAGAAGCTAAATATCGGAACCATCATCATCACCGTCGCGCTGGTCGCATTTTATGCTGGTGGATGGGCGATATAG
- the ygfT gene encoding formate-dependent uric acid utilization protein YgfT yields MNTFIVADAMECIGCHACEIACVLAHHQENWPQNRSDFLPRIHLVGKGEIARTVTCHHCSNAPCVASCPVDALTFHSDSVQLDERRCIGCKSCAIACPFGVIEMVDAVAQKCDLCHQRVSGGQACVEACPTKALRLMDDKGLLQLQKVRQRRSAEGDAAGGSRLSRREMLLSAEPRKGAEKRSAAERKTHFGEIYLGLDRQQSVYESGRCVYCAENANCNWHCPLHNAIPDYVRLVREGRIIEAAELCHQTSSLPEICGRVCPQDRLCEGACTLKDLSGAVSIGNLERYITDTALAMGWRPDLSRVASRPQRVAVIGAGPAGLGCADVLTRAGVQVDVYDRHPEIGGMLTFGIPPFKLEKSVLSQRREIFSAMGIDFHLNCEIGRDIPFHFLTEKYDAVFIGVGAYGLMQANLAQEDAPGVIQALPFLTAHTRQLMGLPEVAEYPLTPVDGKRVVVLGGGDTTMDCLRTSIRLNAASVTCAYRRDEVSMPGSRKEVVNAREEGVEFLFNVQPQYIACDDDGRVAAVGLIRTAMGEPGPDGRRRPRPVAGSEFELPADVLIMAFGFQPHAMPWLQGSGVELDKYGLIKTGDAGRLSTQTHLEKVFAGGDAVHGADLVVTAMAAGRQAARDMLVIFEQKEAR; encoded by the coding sequence ATGAACACTTTTATTGTTGCCGATGCGATGGAATGTATAGGCTGCCATGCTTGCGAAATCGCCTGCGTTTTGGCTCATCATCAGGAAAACTGGCCACAAAATCGTAGTGACTTTTTACCCCGAATCCATCTTGTGGGGAAAGGAGAGATCGCCCGTACTGTCACATGCCATCACTGTAGTAACGCGCCCTGTGTTGCTTCTTGCCCGGTGGATGCGCTCACCTTTCACTCTGATAGCGTACAACTGGACGAGCGGCGCTGTATCGGTTGTAAAAGCTGCGCAATCGCTTGCCCATTTGGGGTTATCGAGATGGTCGATGCTGTTGCGCAGAAATGTGACCTTTGCCATCAACGTGTTTCGGGTGGACAAGCCTGTGTTGAGGCATGCCCCACAAAGGCGCTGCGCTTGATGGATGACAAGGGCTTGCTGCAATTGCAAAAGGTTCGGCAGCGCAGGAGTGCAGAAGGTGATGCAGCGGGAGGCAGCAGGCTTTCCCGTCGTGAAATGTTACTTTCCGCTGAGCCACGTAAGGGGGCGGAGAAACGTTCCGCTGCGGAGCGGAAAACACATTTTGGCGAAATTTATCTCGGTCTGGATCGGCAGCAGAGCGTTTATGAAAGCGGGCGCTGTGTCTATTGTGCGGAAAACGCGAATTGTAACTGGCACTGCCCCCTGCATAACGCGATTCCCGATTATGTGCGCCTTGTCCGTGAGGGACGCATCATTGAGGCGGCGGAACTCTGCCACCAGACCAGTTCTCTGCCGGAGATCTGTGGTCGGGTTTGCCCGCAGGATCGTCTCTGCGAAGGCGCCTGCACGTTGAAGGATCTCTCTGGCGCGGTATCAATAGGCAACCTTGAGCGATACATTACTGACACCGCACTGGCAATGGGCTGGCGCCCCGATCTTAGCCGCGTCGCTTCTCGCCCGCAGCGTGTGGCGGTGATTGGCGCAGGACCCGCAGGTCTCGGCTGTGCAGACGTATTGACGCGTGCGGGCGTGCAGGTCGATGTTTATGATCGCCATCCGGAAATTGGCGGCATGCTGACCTTTGGTATCCCGCCTTTTAAGCTGGAAAAAAGCGTTCTGAGCCAGCGGCGGGAGATCTTTAGTGCGATGGGGATCGATTTTCACCTGAACTGCGAAATTGGTCGTGACATTCCCTTCCATTTTCTCACTGAAAAGTACGATGCCGTTTTTATCGGGGTGGGAGCTTACGGACTTATGCAGGCCAATTTGGCGCAGGAAGATGCCCCGGGCGTGATCCAGGCGCTGCCCTTCCTGACCGCGCATACCCGACAGCTTATGGGATTGCCCGAGGTTGCGGAGTATCCGCTTACCCCTGTCGACGGGAAACGGGTTGTGGTGCTGGGAGGCGGCGACACCACCATGGATTGCCTGCGTACCTCTATACGGCTGAACGCTGCCAGCGTGACCTGCGCCTACCGTCGGGATGAAGTCAGCATGCCAGGCTCGCGTAAAGAGGTGGTCAATGCCCGCGAGGAAGGCGTCGAATTTTTGTTTAATGTTCAGCCGCAATATATCGCGTGTGATGATGACGGACGGGTCGCCGCGGTGGGGTTGATTCGTACTGCAATGGGGGAGCCAGGTCCGGATGGCCGTCGTCGACCGCGCCCTGTGGCGGGCTCTGAGTTCGAACTGCCAGCCGACGTTCTCATTATGGCGTTTGGTTTTCAGCCGCATGCCATGCCCTGGTTGCAGGGGAGCGGCGTTGAGCTGGATAAATATGGCCTTATCAAAACGGGTGACGCAGGGCGTTTATCCACCCAGACGCATCTGGAAAAAGTGTTTGCTGGCGGTGATGCGGTTCATGGTGCGGATCTGGTTGTCACGGCGATGGCTGCCGGGCGACAGGCTGCACGCGATATGCTGGTCATATTCGAGCAAAAGGAGGCGCGATGA